A stretch of DNA from Staphylococcus sp. KG4-3:
TTGTCATAAAATAAAATTAGCTGGGATTGAACCATTTAGTTTAATCCCAGCCCTGTAAATGATACTTAAATATTTTAATATATTTTACTATATTTCCTCAATTATTTAAGTATTAAAATTTTAGCCACTCTGTATATTCTTCATATAAATCATCAAATACGGCTAATGAAACTGTATAGTCTCCTCGAGTTTCAATATATTCAGAAAGTATATGAAAATCTTTTTCTTGTCTTGGGAAAGATAAGTCATCAAAAATTTCTTCTGCTAATTCGCCTTTTGCGTCACTACGACCTCGTGCCGTAAGTGCAAATTGATAAAATGAATGATCTTTCATTAGTTCATTGTTACATCAACGATTTTAGTTTCACCTTTTGTAACTGTAGTTACATCAGTAACAGAAATTGAAGATGTATTATCAGAATTTGTAATAATGATTGGAGAAATAACGGACTTAGCATGTTCCTTAATGTAGTCTAAGTCAAATTTAAGTAATGGATCTCCTACATTTACAGTGTCGCCACTTTCGACAAGGATATCAAAACCTTGGCCATCTAATTGAACAGTATCTAAACCGATGTGAACAAGTAATTCTAATCCGTTATCAGCTTTAAGGCCAATAGCATGTTTTGTTGGGAAGACATTGTCTACTTTACCATCAATTGGTGAAACGACTTCTCCATTTGTTGGGTTAATACCGAAACCTTCCCCCATCATTTTTTGGGCAAATACTGGGTCTGGTATATCTTCAATTTTTACATATTCTCCAGAAAGTGGTGCATAAATAGCGCTATCTTTATTTACTTCTTTACCTTTACCGAATAATTTTTTAAACATATCTTGTTCGCTCCTTATTTTTCAAAATGTGGTATTAAATCTGCATAACCTAGTTCTTCTAGCTTGTCGAATGGTATGAATTGAACTGCAGCAGAATTAATGCAATATCTCAAACCGCCACTTTCTTTTGGTCCATCATTAAATACATGGCCCAAATGACTATTTGCATCTTCTGAACGAACTTCCGTTCTTACCATGCCAAATGTTTTATCTACAAGTTCAATAATTTCTTCATTATCTAATGCTTTTGAAAAACTTGGCCAACCACAATCTGACTCAAATTTTTCTTCTGAAGTGAATAATGGCTTCCCAGAAATTTTGTCTACATAGATACCTTTATCAAAGTGATTCCAATATTCGTTTTGAAATGGAGGTTCAGTACCATTTTCTTGTGTAACTAAGTACTCCATTTCGTTTAAATCATTTTTATTTTTTTTAATCATTTTGTTTCCCCCAATGCTTTTCTATAAAACCTTTGCGTCCTGAACCGCGTTGATATTGTTCATAATGTAGCGGGTTTTTTTTATAATAATCTTGATGATAAGATTCTGCAGGATAGAAGTTTTTATACGGTTTAATGGGCGTGATAACAGGATTATCAAATATTGCTTGCTCGTTTAATTGTTGTATCTTTGCTTCGGCAGCTTTTTTTTGTGTTTCATCATGATAAAAAATTGCTGGCTCGTAATGTTCACCACGATCAAAAAATTGACCGCCATTGTCTGTTGGATCAAATGTTTTAAAATAAACATCTAATATATTTTCGAAGGAAGTAATTTCCGGATTATAGGTGAT
This window harbors:
- a CDS encoding YozE family protein, with product MKDHSFYQFALTARGRSDAKGELAEEIFDDLSFPRQEKDFHILSEYIETRGDYTVSLAVFDDLYEEYTEWLKF
- a CDS encoding PTS glucose transporter subunit IIA, whose protein sequence is MFKKLFGKGKEVNKDSAIYAPLSGEYVKIEDIPDPVFAQKMMGEGFGINPTNGEVVSPIDGKVDNVFPTKHAIGLKADNGLELLVHIGLDTVQLDGQGFDILVESGDTVNVGDPLLKFDLDYIKEHAKSVISPIIITNSDNTSSISVTDVTTVTKGETKIVDVTMN
- the msrB gene encoding peptide-methionine (R)-S-oxide reductase MsrB, encoding MIKKNKNDLNEMEYLVTQENGTEPPFQNEYWNHFDKGIYVDKISGKPLFTSEEKFESDCGWPSFSKALDNEEIIELVDKTFGMVRTEVRSEDANSHLGHVFNDGPKESGGLRYCINSAAVQFIPFDKLEELGYADLIPHFEK
- the msrA gene encoding peptide-methionine (S)-S-oxide reductase MsrA, translated to MAYATLAGGCFWCLVKPFTSYPGIESVISGYSGGHTDNPNYESVSTNQTGHVEAVQITYNPEITSFENILDVYFKTFDPTDNGGQFFDRGEHYEPAIFYHDETQKKAAEAKIQQLNEQAIFDNPVITPIKPYKNFYPAESYHQDYYKKNPLHYEQYQRGSGRKGFIEKHWGKQND